One genomic window of Actinoalloteichus hoggarensis includes the following:
- the metG gene encoding methionine--tRNA ligase — MSAPVLTAVAWPYANGPRHIGHVSGIGVPSDVFSRYQRMAGNRVLMVSGTDEHGTPILVQADKEGLTPQQTADKYHRVISEDLRDLGVTYDMYTRTTTRNHYHVVQEFFLSMYRNGYILPRTTTGAVSPSTGRTLPDRYVEGTCPLCGYDGARGDQCDNCGNQLDAADLIRPVSRINGETPKFVETEHLFLDLPAFGHTLGDWLATKTDWRPNVLNFTRNLVDDMRPRPISRDLDWGVPIPLDGWRDQPLKRFYVWFDAVIGYFSSSVEWARRSGDEDAWKQWWQDPAAQIVHFMGKDNITFHAQIWPALLLGQNGAGDKGGEPGAYGALNLPTEIASSEFLTMSGSKFSSSRGTVIYLRDFVRDFGPDALRYFIAAAGPETQDVDFTWEEFVRRTNFELANEWGNLVNRAVSMAAKNVGAVPEPRDMQQADEELKAQARAAFDVVGGHLSRSRFRAGAAEAMRVVGAANKYISDQEPWKRKDDPERRDTILHTALQVVQDANTLLTPFLPHSSQKVHELLGGTGVWAAQPELREVTDLDDPTREYPILTGDYGREAARWESTPIEVGRPLAKPTPLFAKLDPELGETGPEWAPIQR; from the coding sequence ATGAGTGCCCCCGTGTTGACCGCGGTGGCGTGGCCGTATGCCAACGGTCCCCGCCACATCGGTCACGTCTCCGGTATCGGTGTCCCCTCCGACGTCTTCTCGCGTTACCAGCGAATGGCGGGCAACCGGGTGCTGATGGTCTCCGGGACCGACGAACACGGCACGCCGATCCTGGTGCAGGCCGACAAGGAGGGCCTCACCCCGCAGCAGACCGCCGACAAGTACCACCGGGTCATCAGCGAGGACCTGCGGGACCTGGGCGTCACCTACGACATGTACACCCGGACGACGACCCGCAACCACTACCACGTGGTGCAGGAGTTCTTCCTCTCGATGTACCGCAACGGCTACATCCTGCCGAGGACGACCACCGGCGCGGTGAGCCCGTCGACCGGCCGCACCCTGCCGGACCGCTACGTCGAGGGCACCTGCCCCCTCTGCGGCTACGACGGGGCCCGCGGCGATCAGTGTGACAACTGCGGCAACCAGCTCGACGCCGCCGACCTGATCAGGCCGGTCTCCCGGATCAACGGCGAGACCCCGAAGTTCGTCGAGACCGAGCACCTCTTCCTCGACCTGCCCGCGTTCGGTCACACGCTGGGCGACTGGCTGGCCACCAAGACCGACTGGCGTCCCAACGTTCTCAACTTCACCCGCAACCTGGTGGACGACATGCGTCCCCGGCCGATCAGCCGCGATCTGGACTGGGGCGTGCCGATCCCGCTCGACGGGTGGCGTGACCAGCCGCTCAAGCGGTTCTACGTGTGGTTCGACGCCGTGATCGGCTACTTCTCCTCCAGCGTCGAATGGGCCCGCCGGTCCGGCGACGAGGACGCCTGGAAGCAGTGGTGGCAGGACCCCGCCGCGCAGATCGTGCACTTCATGGGCAAGGACAACATCACCTTCCACGCCCAGATCTGGCCCGCGCTGCTGCTCGGCCAGAACGGGGCGGGCGACAAGGGCGGCGAGCCCGGCGCCTACGGCGCGCTGAACCTGCCGACCGAGATCGCCTCCAGCGAGTTCCTCACCATGAGCGGATCGAAGTTCTCCAGCTCGCGCGGCACGGTCATCTACCTCCGAGACTTCGTGCGCGACTTCGGGCCCGACGCGCTGCGGTACTTCATCGCCGCGGCGGGGCCGGAGACGCAGGACGTCGACTTCACCTGGGAGGAGTTCGTCCGGCGCACCAACTTCGAGCTGGCCAACGAGTGGGGCAACCTGGTCAATCGGGCCGTGTCGATGGCGGCGAAGAACGTGGGCGCCGTCCCCGAGCCCCGAGACATGCAGCAGGCCGACGAGGAGTTGAAGGCGCAGGCACGGGCGGCGTTCGACGTCGTCGGCGGCCACCTGAGCCGGTCGCGCTTCCGCGCGGGCGCCGCCGAGGCGATGCGGGTGGTCGGCGCGGCCAACAAGTACATCTCCGACCAGGAGCCGTGGAAGCGCAAGGACGACCCGGAGCGGCGGGACACGATCCTGCACACCGCGCTCCAAGTCGTGCAGGACGCGAACACCCTGCTGACCCCGTTCCTGCCGCACTCCTCGCAGAAGGTGCACGAGCTGCTCGGCGGCACCGGCGTCTGGGCCGCGCAGCCGGAGCTGCGGGAGGTCACGGACCTGGACGACCCGACGCGGGAGTACCCGATCCTCACCGGAGACTACGGTCGGGAGGCGGCCCGGTGGGAGTCGACGCCCATCGAGGTCGGCCGCCCGTTGGCCAAGCCGACGCCGCTGTTCGCGAAGCTCGATCCGGAGCTGGGCGAGACGGGGCCGGAGTGGGCGCCGATCCAGCGATGA
- a CDS encoding aminodeoxychorismate synthase component I: protein MRTHRTRLGAAEVSPERMLRRLAARARTRGLPDPAALIGDWFGSAAVLVPSVRPVPLGSDAPDTLVPALPAPDGLEPAGDGAIGGFVGGGFVGRIDHPARPGLPPRASWGRTSEALRHDGHEGWWYEALLGDAPTGIAEAAARAAAQEFEALLRSDDPPQARHRVGELRTPDAGRHRKAVAACIEAIAAGEIFQANICSRFAVDFLGDPIDLFAQGSATLHPARAAFLPDDATGSVISFSPELFLARHGDLVRSAPIKGTLPRRGPDDDGNAARLRASTKDVAENVMIVDLVRNDLGRVAHPGGVRVPELLAVQPHPGVWHLVSTVSATLRPGTSHAELLAATFPPGSVTGTPKIRALEIIDELEAEPRGLHCGAVGMISPIAGLELNVAIRTFEQRGGELVLGVGGGITADSDPDAEWAECLTKAAPLLALLGR from the coding sequence ATGCGGACGCACCGCACCCGACTGGGTGCCGCCGAGGTGTCACCCGAACGGATGTTGCGACGGCTGGCCGCGCGGGCCAGGACACGCGGGCTGCCCGACCCCGCCGCCCTGATCGGCGACTGGTTCGGCTCGGCGGCGGTGCTGGTGCCCTCCGTGCGGCCCGTCCCGCTCGGCTCCGACGCACCGGACACGCTGGTGCCCGCCTTGCCCGCTCCCGACGGGCTCGAGCCCGCGGGCGACGGCGCGATCGGCGGCTTCGTCGGCGGCGGCTTCGTCGGCCGGATCGACCACCCGGCCCGGCCGGGCCTGCCGCCGCGCGCCTCCTGGGGTCGGACGTCCGAGGCGCTGCGGCACGACGGCCACGAAGGCTGGTGGTACGAGGCCCTGCTCGGGGACGCGCCCACCGGGATCGCCGAGGCCGCGGCGCGGGCGGCGGCACAGGAGTTCGAGGCCTTACTACGGTCCGACGATCCGCCACAGGCCCGTCACCGGGTGGGCGAGCTCCGGACGCCGGACGCAGGCAGGCATCGCAAGGCCGTGGCCGCGTGCATCGAGGCCATCGCGGCGGGGGAGATCTTCCAGGCCAACATCTGCAGCCGGTTCGCCGTCGACTTCCTCGGTGACCCGATCGACCTGTTCGCCCAGGGCAGCGCCACCCTGCACCCCGCCAGGGCCGCCTTCCTACCCGACGACGCCACCGGGTCGGTGATCTCCTTCTCCCCGGAGCTGTTCCTCGCCAGACACGGCGACCTCGTCCGATCCGCCCCGATCAAGGGCACCCTGCCCCGACGCGGCCCCGACGACGACGGCAACGCGGCGCGGCTCCGGGCGTCGACCAAGGACGTCGCCGAGAACGTGATGATCGTCGACCTGGTCCGCAACGACCTCGGTCGCGTCGCGCACCCGGGCGGTGTTCGAGTGCCGGAACTGCTCGCCGTCCAACCGCACCCGGGGGTGTGGCATCTGGTCTCCACCGTCTCCGCGACGCTGCGGCCGGGCACGAGCCATGCCGAGCTGCTGGCCGCGACCTTCCCGCCGGGTTCGGTGACGGGCACGCCGAAGATCCGCGCCCTGGAGATCATCGACGAGTTGGAGGCCGAGCCGCGCGGCCTGCACTGCGGGGCGGTCGGCATGATCTCGCCGATCGCGGGCCTGGAGCTGAACGTCGCCATCCGCACCTTCGAGCAGCGCGGCGGGGAACTCGTCCTCGGCGTCGGCGGCGGCATCACCGCCGACTCCGACCCGGACGCCGAGTGGGCCGAATGCCTGACCAAGGCCGCACCGCTGCTGGCCCTGCTGGGGCGCTGA
- the rsmI gene encoding 16S rRNA (cytidine(1402)-2'-O)-methyltransferase — translation MGETSGSGRLMLAATPLGNLDDASPRLRTALAEAEVVAAEDTRRLRQLAASLGVTVGGRVVSCYDAVEASRVPALLTAIREGQTVLLVTDAGMPSVSDPGFRLVAACVAADLPVTCLPGPSAVITALAVSGLPSDRFTFEGFPPRKPGERRRWFGELAAERRTVVFFEAPHRLAATLAAAAEVLGGDRQAAVCRELTKTYEEVRRGGLAELSAWAADGVRGEITVVLAGAEAVAADPAALVAEVESRVAEGERLKDAVSVVAAAGGVGRKELYDTVLRSRSTGG, via the coding sequence ATGGGTGAGACATCTGGATCGGGCCGGCTGATGCTCGCCGCCACCCCCCTGGGGAACCTCGACGACGCCTCACCTCGGCTGCGGACCGCGTTGGCCGAGGCGGAGGTGGTGGCCGCCGAGGACACACGCAGACTGCGGCAGCTCGCCGCCTCGCTCGGCGTCACGGTCGGCGGACGAGTGGTGAGCTGTTACGACGCGGTGGAGGCCTCGCGGGTGCCCGCGCTGCTCACGGCGATCCGGGAGGGCCAGACGGTGCTGCTGGTGACCGACGCCGGGATGCCCAGCGTGTCGGACCCCGGCTTCCGGCTGGTCGCGGCGTGCGTGGCCGCCGATCTGCCGGTCACCTGCCTGCCGGGGCCCTCGGCGGTCATCACCGCGCTGGCGGTCTCCGGTCTGCCGTCGGACCGGTTCACGTTCGAGGGCTTCCCGCCGCGGAAGCCCGGTGAGCGGCGCCGGTGGTTCGGCGAGCTGGCCGCCGAGCGGCGGACCGTGGTGTTCTTCGAGGCGCCGCATCGCCTGGCGGCCACGCTCGCCGCCGCCGCCGAGGTGCTGGGCGGCGACCGGCAGGCCGCGGTGTGCCGGGAGCTGACCAAGACCTATGAGGAGGTCCGGCGCGGCGGCCTCGCCGAGTTGAGCGCCTGGGCCGCCGACGGGGTGCGGGGCGAGATCACCGTCGTGCTGGCGGGGGCCGAGGCGGTCGCGGCGGACCCGGCGGCCCTGGTCGCCGAGGTGGAGAGCCGGGTGGCCGAGGGGGAACGGCTCAAGGACGCCGTCTCGGTGGTGGCGGCGGCCGGGGGCGTCGGGCGCAAGGAGCTGTACGACACGGTGTTGCGGAGCCGGTCGACCGGGGGCTGA
- a CDS encoding response regulator, with amino-acid sequence MTGRTIRILLVDDHPIVRDGISGLIDTQPDLTIAAEASGGREALAAVAAARPDLVITDLRMPGGDGIDLIGALHEHDPTLPILVLSTFGSAADVTTAMARGATSYLLKDATRQDLFAAVRATSRGESVLAPPVAALLVSAFRQGRTGDEGAPSPREREILTLVADGRGNQQISRALRISEATVKTHLTRLYAKLGVADRAAAVAAAYRRGWLADEAGGD; translated from the coding sequence GTGACCGGCCGGACGATCCGCATCCTGCTCGTCGACGATCACCCGATCGTCCGCGACGGCATCAGCGGCCTGATCGACACCCAGCCGGATCTCACGATCGCGGCGGAGGCCTCCGGCGGCCGGGAGGCGCTCGCCGCCGTGGCCGCGGCACGGCCCGATCTGGTGATCACCGACCTGCGGATGCCCGGCGGCGACGGCATCGATCTGATCGGCGCGCTGCACGAGCACGATCCGACGCTGCCGATCCTGGTGCTGAGCACCTTCGGCTCCGCCGCCGACGTCACCACGGCGATGGCGCGCGGTGCCACGAGTTATCTGCTCAAGGACGCGACTCGACAGGACCTCTTCGCCGCCGTCCGCGCGACCAGCCGAGGGGAGTCCGTGCTGGCACCCCCGGTGGCCGCGTTGCTGGTGAGCGCGTTCCGGCAGGGCAGGACCGGTGACGAGGGCGCACCGAGCCCCCGGGAGCGGGAGATCCTGACGCTGGTGGCCGACGGGCGGGGCAACCAGCAGATCAGCCGCGCGCTGCGGATCTCCGAGGCCACGGTCAAGACTCACCTCACCCGGCTCTACGCCAAGCTGGGCGTGGCCGACCGAGCCGCGGCGGTCGCCGCCGCCTACCGACGCGGCTGGCTGGCCGACGAGGCGGGCGGGGATTGA
- a CDS encoding dolichyl-phosphate-mannose--protein mannosyltransferase has product MSPLPTDRLRGWVVTLTLALIGGIVRFWNLGHPTDRGTPVFDEKHYVPHAWQMLRNGGYEDNPGYRLIVHPPLGKQFIAVGEWLFGYNGWGWRFAAAVAGTIAVLLIVRIARRLTRSTLLGAVAGILLICDGVMHVQSRMGMLDIFQAVLVLAAFGALLVDRDQMRERLLRVVREGRVEDSRFGPRLGFRWWRVGAAVLLGLACGVKWSGAYYLVAFAVVSVLWDYAARRAAGIPRPFTATAVRDLPAALWTFIALPIGSYLATWWAWFTSETGLDRHAVGQDVGTESAFWFVPDALRALWFYSASVLDFHNELVTDSSDPHPWESKPWTWPMGLRPMLYYYESGEGAPGCGQSDCVGAVMLIGTPAVYWLALPILGWALWRALGRFDWRYTAVLVGYAAGWLPWFLNLDRQMYFFYVTPMAPFLVLGLTLVLGEILGRARAGAERRGTGLLVVGLYLGLVVANFLWLWPILNGDSITPWRWNAELWLPSWR; this is encoded by the coding sequence ATGAGCCCACTGCCGACGGACCGACTACGCGGCTGGGTCGTCACGCTCACCCTGGCCCTGATCGGCGGGATCGTCCGGTTCTGGAACCTCGGACACCCGACCGACCGCGGCACCCCGGTCTTCGACGAGAAGCACTACGTGCCCCATGCCTGGCAGATGCTGCGCAACGGCGGCTACGAGGACAACCCCGGCTACCGGCTGATCGTCCATCCACCACTGGGCAAGCAGTTCATCGCCGTCGGCGAATGGCTGTTCGGCTACAACGGCTGGGGCTGGCGGTTCGCCGCCGCCGTCGCCGGGACGATCGCCGTCCTGCTGATCGTGCGCATCGCCCGAAGGCTGACCCGCTCGACCCTGCTGGGCGCCGTGGCGGGCATCCTGCTGATCTGCGACGGCGTCATGCACGTCCAGTCCCGGATGGGGATGCTCGACATCTTCCAGGCCGTTCTCGTGCTCGCCGCCTTCGGCGCGCTGCTGGTCGACCGGGATCAGATGCGGGAACGACTGCTGCGGGTCGTCCGCGAAGGCCGCGTCGAGGACAGCCGCTTCGGCCCGAGGCTCGGCTTCCGCTGGTGGCGGGTGGGCGCGGCGGTGCTCCTCGGCCTCGCCTGCGGCGTCAAATGGTCGGGCGCCTACTACCTGGTCGCCTTCGCCGTCGTCTCGGTGCTCTGGGACTACGCGGCCCGCCGCGCGGCAGGCATCCCACGGCCGTTCACGGCGACGGCGGTGCGGGACCTCCCGGCCGCGCTCTGGACGTTCATCGCGCTGCCCATCGGCTCCTATCTCGCCACCTGGTGGGCCTGGTTCACCAGCGAGACCGGCCTGGACCGCCACGCCGTCGGACAAGACGTGGGCACCGAGTCCGCCTTCTGGTTCGTCCCCGACGCACTGCGAGCCCTGTGGTTCTACAGCGCCAGCGTCCTGGACTTCCACAACGAGCTGGTCACCGACAGCTCCGATCCGCATCCCTGGGAGTCCAAGCCCTGGACCTGGCCGATGGGCCTGCGGCCGATGCTCTACTACTACGAGTCCGGCGAGGGCGCCCCCGGCTGCGGCCAGTCCGACTGCGTCGGCGCCGTCATGCTCATCGGCACCCCGGCCGTCTACTGGCTGGCGCTGCCCATCCTCGGTTGGGCGTTGTGGCGGGCGCTGGGCCGCTTCGACTGGCGGTACACCGCCGTCCTGGTCGGCTACGCGGCGGGCTGGCTTCCCTGGTTCCTCAACCTCGATCGCCAGATGTACTTCTTCTACGTGACGCCGATGGCGCCGTTCCTGGTGCTGGGGCTGACTCTGGTGCTCGGCGAGATACTCGGCCGCGCCAGGGCAGGCGCCGAGCGGCGCGGCACCGGTCTGCTGGTGGTCGGCCTGTATCTGGGGCTCGTGGTGGCGAACTTCCTGTGGTTGTGGCCGATCCTCAACGGCGACTCGATCACCCCGTGGCGATGGAACGCCGAGCTGTGGCTGCCGTCCTGGCGTTGA